In Spirochaetota bacterium, the genomic stretch TCAAGCATCCCGTACGGCATGCCATCGAGGACTTCGAGAAGAACATCGTTTTCGACAAGGGGAACTACGCCTTCCATCGCTCGTGGGGGGTCGGCAAGATCGTCGACATAAACAGCGAGTATCTGGTCATCGATTTCAGGGGAAAGAACGAGCACCGGATGTCGATCCAGATGGCCCTGCAGTCCATGAAGCCACTGAAGCACGACCATATTTATGTTATGGATTATGAAGACCCCGATGTGCTCGCGGCCCTTTTCAAAGCGGACTTTATACAGTTTTTCGAGGCCCTCATCAAGTCGTATGACGGAGAGATGACGGTGGCCGACATTAAAAAGGAGATGTGCCCGCGATTCATCGACCCGAAGAACTGGTCGAAGTGGTGGAGCCGCACCCGCACGGAGATACGCAAGGATCCGCGCTTCGGGGTTTCCGAGAAAAAGAAGGATATCATCTTTATGCGCGACAAGCCGGTTACTTTCGCCGAAGAGCTGCTCGACTCGTTTATAAACGGGCTTTCGTTCAGCGAGAAGATGAATGTCGCCATAGAGTTCGTCAATAACGTCGAGCCCGACGAGGGGGCGGCGATGGCTCAGTTTTTTATCGATTATTACACCAGGGAGGCCCGCGAGTCGACGCCGACCAAACAGATCCTTTCATACTTCATACTGCGGGGGCTTTCGAAATTCGTCGACGCCAAGAAACTGAAGCTCGATCCGATCAGGACCAAAATCATCGACTTCATGCGTGAGAGCGGCGAGCTCCCCTTCATCTCGATGAAGATCAGCTCCTATGACAATAAGAAGGACCTGGTTAATCTGATCGAAGAGGCCCGCGAGGACTGGCCGAACGTTGTCGCCGAAATATTATTCGAGACTCCCGTGCGCATACACCGCTACATCTTCAACAACCTCATCCGCGCGCATGCGTACAATCCCATCAACGGATTTATCGACAGGGTGATCACCGGGGCCAAGCAGTATCCCGAAATCTTTCTGTGGGTTGCCCGCAATCTTGCCACGCGCGCCTGGGATTACGAGTGGCTTGACTACTCGCGCGAGAGTCTGCTGCTTACCTTCTTCCGGTTGATGAACGAGCTCAAGCGCATCGAGACGAAGGGCAACCGCCTGAAGAACATGGCGCTTGATATCCTGTTCGACAACGAAGGCGCCGTGCTCAAAGACGTCGTCGGCCAGAGCAGGGAGCCTTTCCTCGGCAAGGTGTACGATATGCTGGTGGGAGTTCCTTATGTGGAGGACTCGCATAAAAACAGATTTCTCGCCATCATCAAGGCAAGGTACCCGGAATTCAAGGCATATACCGCGGCGCAGCCGAAGGAGGGCGCGGATGAATGGGTGCTCGACGTGGAGAAGATCTATGCTTCTCCCGAGGGTTACCAGAAAATGACCGACGCGCTCAACCGCATGGTGAAATCGGAGATGACATCGCTTTCGCGGGAGCTCGCCAGGGCGGCCGACATTTCCGGCGACATTCGGGAAAACGTTGAGTACAACGCCCTAATGGAGAAGCAGGCGATATTGAAGATGGCGATAAACAAGCTCGAGGATGAGATAAAGAAGGCCGAGGTTGTGAATCCGGCTTCGATCTCGATCGAGACGGTCAATGTCGGCGCAAACGTCCTGGTGGAGGA encodes the following:
- the greA gene encoding transcription elongation factor GreA is translated as MEKEKLLDKVNSLFKEELWGRIEPKDIGISKFKILDDLFNSLVGDNLFQEILELCKSHLVEHPDSITASYLVGLIGYHLDRMEDKFQLRKLIDLFLDHHKWAVVERISEKILEYGENRVALKALATALERLGRNREAIPVWENLLKIDRFDADVSKKIAFAIIEDDPAKSIQYMKLSIEGYIKNGEYDNIVDLWNKLVSVSWEDIQFFERIERMLVEAKQRELAASLLKTLLHKYRDEENPDQSIEILKKILEYTPEDNAARRDIVKFYEKKYGNHSQYQQFLKLSKFNNFKHPVRHAIEDFEKNIVFDKGNYAFHRSWGVGKIVDINSEYLVIDFRGKNEHRMSIQMALQSMKPLKHDHIYVMDYEDPDVLAALFKADFIQFFEALIKSYDGEMTVADIKKEMCPRFIDPKNWSKWWSRTRTEIRKDPRFGVSEKKKDIIFMRDKPVTFAEELLDSFINGLSFSEKMNVAIEFVNNVEPDEGAAMAQFFIDYYTREARESTPTKQILSYFILRGLSKFVDAKKLKLDPIRTKIIDFMRESGELPFISMKISSYDNKKDLVNLIEEAREDWPNVVAEILFETPVRIHRYIFNNLIRAHAYNPINGFIDRVITGAKQYPEIFLWVARNLATRAWDYEWLDYSRESLLLTFFRLMNELKRIETKGNRLKNMALDILFDNEGAVLKDVVGQSREPFLGKVYDMLVGVPYVEDSHKNRFLAIIKARYPEFKAYTAAQPKEGADEWVLDVEKIYASPEGYQKMTDALNRMVKSEMTSLSRELARAADISGDIRENVEYNALMEKQAILKMAINKLEDEIKKAEVVNPASISIETVNVGANVLVEEIDSGERNLYTLLGPWDADYEKKILSYRSPIGMALLGKKSGDVIDLRIGDEARKLKILSIEKYRQ